Within Fusarium keratoplasticum isolate Fu6.1 chromosome 8, whole genome shotgun sequence, the genomic segment TGTAAACGACGGCTATAACTCATGCTCGAAGGGCTTCTGACCAATTGCAATTGTAGAAGTCCTCTCGGCGGACGAGGATTCGAGTCCTTCTCTGAAGATCCCCTTCTGAGCGGGATCATGGCCGGTGCCATAATCTCAAGCGTCCAAAAGGGTGGCATCGCATCATCTCTGAAGCACTTTGTGGCGAATGATATGGAACACGAGCGCACTCTCGTCGATTGCCGCATCAGTCAACGAGCGCTACGTGAAATCTATCTCCTCCCTTTTCAACTGGCTATCCGGGATGCCAACCCCTGGGCGCTCATGACGGCGTACAACAGGGTCAACGGCCTCCACATGTGTGAAAACTCCGAGATACTCCAAGATATCGTCCGAAGAGAGTGGAACTATGATGGGTGCATCCTAAGCGACTGGTTCGGAACGTACTCGACtgttgaggccatcaatGCCGGTTTAGACCTCGAGATGCCAGGCCCAACGGAGTGGAGAGGCAAGAAGGTGTCGACTGCTATGAGTGTGGGCAAGATAAGCAATGAGACAATCAGCCAGCGGGCATCTTCTGTCTTGAAGCTCATCGAGAGGTGCTCAAAGGCGGGGATCCCAGAGTCGGGTCCCGAGATTTGTCTCGACTCTACAAGTGACCGCGATgtcttgaggaggttgggATCCGAAAGCATGGTTCTTCTCAAGAATGATAGGAACATTTTACCTTTGGATAGTTCCAAGAGTGTAAGTCTGGTAGCTTTTGATAATTCCTCGCTTCATACTAACAACTAGGCAGGTGGCAGTCATTGGGCCCAACCTAAagaagcccttcttctgCGGCGGAGGATCAGCTTCGCTCCGTCCCTATCGCTCAGTATCCATCCTCGAGGGACTAAACACCCAGTTAGAGGAGCCAGTGCAATATGCCGAGGCCTGCCGAATCTACAACATGTTGCCAGCCCTGGGGGATCTAGTCCGGAGTCCAAAGAGCGGGAAACTCGGCCATTTCTTGATGAGCATCTACAGCTCACCACCATGGGAGGACAAGCACACCCCGCTGGAAACGTTCGAGCTTGATGACACAAACATTGTTCTATACGACTATCGCAATGCTGCTACCCCCGACAACGTTCTCTTTGCGGCCATTGAAGCCGACTTTGTGGTTGAGCAAGCCGAGACGTATGCGTTTGGCCTCACAGTTGCCGGCACTGCGAAGCTATACCTTGATGATAGActcatcatcgacaacgCAGAGAAGCAAACTAGAGGAGAGAGCTTCTTTGGGTCTGGTAGCGTGGAAGAGATCGGCTACACCAAACTTGAGGCTGGCAAAGTGTACCGTCTTAGAGTCGATTTCGGTAGCGCTGCAAcctccaacctcaacaaaGCCGGAGCACCAGTCTTTGGAGCTGGCGGTGTACGTATTGGCTGTGCCCCATGTGTCGATCAAGGATGGGATCTCAACAAGGCCGTGGAGTTGGCAAAGACGGTGGATCAAGTCGTGTTATCCGTTGGCTTAGGCCCCGAGTGGGAGTCGGAAGGTTCAGATCGTACCGAACTTGGACTCCCTGGACGACAGGCCGAGTTGATATCAAGAGTATGTGCCGTCAACGAAAACGTTGTTGTAGTTATCCAATCCGGCACTCCTGTTTCAGGACTATGGGACGAGGTTCCTGCTGTGCTGCAGACGTGGTACGGCGGCAACGAGAGCGGCCACAGCATCGCCGATGTTCTCCTAGGCAAAACGAGTCCATCTGGAAAGTTACCACTTTCGTGGCCAATGCATATCGAGGATACGCCTGCTTTCCTCAGCTACAGGTCTGAGGCTGGAAGATGCTACTACAGCGAGGATATCCACGTTGGCTACCGCTTCTATGAAAAGACGAAGCGACCCGTTCAATGGCCGTTTGGGCACGGCCTCTCATATGCTTCCTTCGAGTTAGACCATCTGACATTGACCATGGACGGATCCGGTCTTGACAGCCAGTTACACATCTCAGTCGCAGTAACCAATACTTCTACTGTAGATGGCAGCGAGACCTGTCAGGCCTATGTGAAGCGGATCAGCGAGTCCAAGGTTTCACGGCCCATCAAAGAACTGAAAGGATTCACCAGGGTATTTGTTTCGGCTGGAGAGACAAAGGTGGCGTACATCACTATCCCGCTCAAATATGCCACGAGTATCTGGGACGAGACGTCGGGTGTTTGGCTGATGGAGAGCGGGAGCTTTGAGGTGTTGGTTGGGAATAGCAGCGCATTTACACCGCTGTCAAGCCTTTTTCACGTAGCTTCCTCTTTGGAGTGGAAAGGCATATGAGAACTGTAGTTATATAGGACATTAGTGAATAGATAGATTTGAGAAAGCCCACGCGTTAGAGGAAGAAGTTATGATAGCTTCCACTGTGGTGATAGTGGATGAGCACCAACATTACAGCGGCCCCACTATGCAGCTCCCGCCGGAATTCGCAAACCCAACTAGGCCAACCTCCAATCCCGAGATCAccacttttttttaaaccaccatcttcatcttcccgCTCTCCGTCCAAACCTATTGCTTCCTCGAATGGCCAATCACGGCCCAGAGCTCCCCCGAGGAATATAATGGAATGACTACGGCAGCTCGCGTCTTTCACCATGCCCCTCggcccatctccatcgccgagTTTAGAGATGCCGTCGAGGCCGTATGCCGGCCGCGATTCCCCGCGGCCCGGTCTGCCAGGCCTCAGCGCGTAGGTATGTTGCTCTACGGCGTCTAATTGAGTGACTGTACTAATTCATGGGTTAGTCCTGGCCATCAGTGGAGGTGTTGATTCCATGGCCCTGGCCTTTCTCACTTCCCGTATGCTTCAGATCTTCCGACACGCAAAGATCGCCGACAATCCCGCCCACGGCGCCCTTGCAGTCGTTATCGACCACAGACTGCGCGATGAGAGCACCGAAGAGGCTATACAGGTCGCAAAGGAGCTGAGGAAGCTCGACCTCAAGACCACCGTCACGGCGCTCGCCTGGAAGGAGGAGAAACGCAATGGTCTCGATCCTCGCAAGCTCCCGAACCTTGAGGGACTAGCTCGAACGTATCGATACCGCGCTCTCGGGAACCACTGCAACTATTTAGGCGCTACGAGTCTCTTCTTTGCGCATCATCGAGACGACCAATACGAAACAGTTCTAATGCGATTGC encodes:
- a CDS encoding PA14 domain-containing protein, producing MGSLHFTTPSREKLLQDMTTSEKIALLSGIDFWHTASIPRLNIPKLRMSDGPNGVRGTKFFDSVPAACLPCGTALGATWNKELMKEAGDLIARECHAKSAHVWLGPTVNIQRSPLGGRGFESFSEDPLLSGIMAGAIISSVQKGGIASSLKHFVANDMEHERTLVDCRISQRALREIYLLPFQLAIRDANPWALMTAYNRVNGLHMCENSEILQDIVRREWNYDGCILSDWFGTYSTVEAINAGLDLEMPGPTEWRGKKVSTAMSVGKISNETISQRASSVLKLIERCSKAGIPESGPEICLDSTSDRDVLRRLGSESMVLLKNDRNILPLDSSKSVAVIGPNLKKPFFCGGGSASLRPYRSVSILEGLNTQLEEPVQYAEACRIYNMLPALGDLVRSPKSGKLGHFLMSIYSSPPWEDKHTPLETFELDDTNIVLYDYRNAATPDNVLFAAIEADFVVEQAETYAFGLTVAGTAKLYLDDRLIIDNAEKQTRGESFFGSGSVEEIGYTKLEAGKVYRLRVDFGSAATSNLNKAGAPVFGAGGVRIGCAPCVDQGWDLNKAVELAKTVDQVVLSVGLGPEWESEGSDRTELGLPGRQAELISRVCAVNENVVVVIQSGTPVSGLWDEVPAVLQTWYGGNESGHSIADVLLGKTSPSGKLPLSWPMHIEDTPAFLSYRSEAGRCYYSEDIHVGYRFYEKTKRPVQWPFGHGLSYASFELDHLTLTMDGSGLDSQLHISVAVTNTSTVDGSETCQAYVKRISESKVSRPIKELKGFTRVFVSAGETKVAYITIPLKYATSIWDETSGVWLMESGSFEVDAVEAVCRPRFPAARSARPQRVVLAISGGVDSMALAFLTSRMLQIFRHAKIADNPAHGALAVVIDHRLRDESTEEAIQVAKELRKLDLKTTVTALAWKEEKRNGLDPRKLPNLEGLARTYRYRALGNHCNYLGATSLFFAHHRDDQYETVLMRLLGGHGYRGLQGIREANSIPECYDMHGVYKSGLIDDQRQESPFLSFKPPIREMRRLRSIFRDEKMAEPRNGLKRFGGTELVDRYPGHNPMDKEPNEPYLKPLEIEDGGVMIYRPLLEFDKDRLIATCEANKIPWVEDRTNKDPTLTTRNAIRYLVRNHELPKALQKPAILALAERAKRRTKFEEAEAHRYLVREAIIKDFDPNAGTLLIQFPNSRPFKGRRKRRSLNPDNELRKEHRRLIMAIAVRKLIDFVTPEYHLPPLANLDNVVNRLIPDLAPNPGSSPPKAFAMSGVLFDPIAQGNSVKWFLSRAPYTSNQPLPMAKLFGVLDHRVRFDKEEAKEIAEANPGSRIMGWKRSKMFDGRYWVRIGYNNRPVFLVQPYRAEYAKAFRKALPPMRRARLEKLLKHYAPGKIRYSLPALYGVERERDHYSQHVTTTLTLLALPSLGIHIPGLERWVKYEVRYRNVDKTLLGHHPRGERTSHVYYRPLFGPVRRQRLRLMGKHGPRR